One genomic segment of Tubulanus polymorphus chromosome 4, tnTubPoly1.2, whole genome shotgun sequence includes these proteins:
- the LOC141903118 gene encoding histone-arginine methyltransferase METTL23-like isoform X3 — translation MIFAILFPCKKLTDQQYGSYVWPSAPLLGQFLWFNRQKVHNKSIVELGCGSSLPGIVALRCGGLLKLSDGKAFSYARKNAQDSCELNNILDIPVLSITWGIFHPDILNIGAVDIILGSDCFYDTKDFEDILVTVSYILEENPSAEFWTTYQERSADRNITQLLHKWNLKCTHIPIEDFYWDFNRNVPSLQMLVITKSDVLEN, via the exons atgatttttgcgatattgtttccatgtaaaaag TTGACCGATCAACAGTACGGCTCTTACGTTTGGCCATCTGCACCACTTTTAGGGCAATTCCTCTGGTTTAACAGACAAAAAGTACATAACAAAAGCATTGTCGAG ctTGGATGTGGAAGTAGTCTTCCTGGTATAGTTGCATTGAGGTGTGGTGGTTTACTTAAGTTGTCAGATGGTAAAGCATTTTCATATGCGCGGAAAAATGCTCAAGATAGCTGTGAACTGAACAATATATTGGATATTCCTGTGCTGTCTATTACTTGGGGAATATTTCATCCAGATATACTTAACATTGGCGCAGTTGATATCATACTTGGGTCTGATTGCTTCTATGATACTAAAG atttcgAAGATATTCTTGTGACTGTAAGCTATATTTTAGAAGAAAATCCATCGGCTGAATTTTGGACAACTTACCAAGAGCGAAG tgcAGACAGGAATATTACTCAGCTGCTACATAAGTGGAACTTGAAATGTACACATATCCCAATAGAAGATTTTTACTGGGATTTTAATCGTAATGTTCCATCTCTTCAGATGTTAGTTATTACTAAAAGTGATGTGTTAGAAAACTGA
- the LOC141903118 gene encoding ribosome production factor 1-like isoform X1, with the protein MADKAVEGCVPKTNISQIKNKQRRTAAYLEMKREQRKQKKKQKKLQKEERKALGDNAPPKQVPKTIENCRVYDETFVNPEDEEVAVDEANDELAPYFNRETTPKILIVASDRSSRGRTDCFCKELKRIIPNSVVKYRRGLALKKIIEQCKGCEYTDLLVVNQNRGIPNGLVISHLPDGPTAHFKVSNVKLVGDLKKMGSMSCHHPEVILNNFNTHLGHRIGRLMASLFPHSPQFEGRRVVTFHNQRDFIFFRQHRYEFRNSQKVGLKELGPRFTLKLRSLQKGTFDSKFGEYEWVHKRHEMETSRRKFFL; encoded by the coding sequence ATGGCTGATAAAGCAGTTGAAGGGTGTGTTCCGAAGACAAATATTTCTCAGATAAAAAACAAGCAGCGTAGAACTGCAGCTTATCTTGAAATGAAACGTGAACAAAGAAAACAGAAGAAGAAGcagaaaaaactacaaaaagaagaaagaaaaGCATTAGGTGATAATGCACCCCCTAAGCAGGTTCCAAAAACGATTGAAAATTGTCGAGTTTATGATGAAACATTTGTTAATCCTGAAGATGAGGAGGTTGCAGTTGAcgaagcaaatgatgaattagcCCCATATTTCAACCGCGAAACAACTCCTAAAATTCTTATTGTTGCATCAGATCGATCATCCCGTGGTCGAACTGATTGCTTTTGTAAAGAACTGAAGAGAATTATTCCGAACTCTGTTGTTAAATATCGCCGTGGTTTAGCTCTCAAGAAGATCATTGAACAGTGTAAAGGATGTGAATATACTGATTTACTCGTTGTTAATCAAAATCGTGGTATACCTAATGGTTTAGTAATTTCACACTTACCTGATGGCCCAACTGCCCATTTCAAAGTTAGTAATGTAAAATTGGTAGGTGACTTAAAAAAGATGGGTAGTATGTCATGTCATCATCCAGAAGTCATTctcaacaatttcaatactcaTCTCGGTCATAGAATAGGGCGGTTAATGGCATCTTTATTTCCCCATAGTCCTCAGTTTGAAGGTCGTAGGGTAGTTACATTTCACAATCAAcgggattttatattttttcgtCAACATCGGTATGAATTCCGTAATTCACAGAAAGTTGGACTTAAAGAATTAGGCCCGAGATTTACTCTGAAATTGCGTTCCCTTCAGAAAGGCACTTTTGACTCTAAATTTGGTGAATATGAATGGGTTCATAAACGGCATGAAATGGAAACAAGTAGACGTAAGTTCTTTttgtaa